The Ciona intestinalis chromosome 13, KH, whole genome shotgun sequence genome has a segment encoding these proteins:
- the LOC100184982 gene encoding solute carrier family 15 member 2-like isoform X3, with protein sequence MGATKDEKGSSDDVSQMEEVKPAKGFPKCIFFILGNEFCERYSYYGMRTILVLYLKYYLHWDEDTATAVYHAFTVLAYLFPIFGAIVADSWWGKYNTILYLSIVYALGMILNMLGAIGTLGNTTVHAVLSSMGLLVIAFGTGGIKPCVSAFGGDQFDEDQDQYRRSFFSLFYFAINAGSLVSTFVSPIIRDEVTCFGDDCYALAFGIPAALMVIAIFSFFMGTRFYYRQPPTGNIFFEVPKAIYRALSARWNAPVKDKKHWMDYALETTDAKLVRDIKYVLRIVVLYIPLPLFWTLFDQQGSRWTLQAVRMDGYVGSLRVLPDQMQICNPLMIVTLIPLFEVTLYPCLRHFKINFTPLRRMTLGMLLAGLAFVVAALVQMMIDENLTKVPETNGQTSLRVINSARCDLSLNIDLENWALDEETGSGGGIVIGPSNFTNTKEDIIHPQPFIAMYECMDNSNKKGIVSEPLYGKEAMDLIISDNGDTLKSFYAPHHTEKSDSGKAFVRIVNAANFPINIGAQSIEVNGSLYLPEKHKGSYEIDIVVNEELANKTYTFSYEVFTGALYTYVFREDPQTKYELDKYTDVYRNDVNIFWMIPQYFIITLGEVFLSVTGLEFSYSQAPPSMKSILQSLWLLTVSIGNIIVLIVAEAKLIPNQADEYFLFAGLIGVAAILFVILSMRYEYVDESEFYEAEEDGVHLEEDGFNGGVIEDKKRKLSELSDVEIKNGGVNGVTNGGFEHNTAI encoded by the exons ATGGGCGCTACTAAAGATGAAAAAG GTAGCAGCGATGATGTCTCACAAATGGAAGAAGTCAAGCCAGCG aaaggATTTCCGAAATgcattttctttattctcgGAAACGAGTTTTGCGAAAGATATTCTTATTATGGAATGAGAA CCATCCTTGTATTATACTTGAAGTATTACCTACATTGGGATGAAGACACAGCTACTGCAGTCTATCATGCGTTTACTGTGCTTGCTTATCTGTTCCCCATATTTGGTGCTATAGTTGCTGACAGTTGGTGGGGAAAATATAA CACAATCTTGTATTTGTCCATTGTGTATGCCCTTGGTATGATTCTCAATATGTTGGGAGCCATTGGAACGCTTGGAAATACAACAGTACACGC CGTTCTATCGTCTATGGGATTACTGGTGATCGCATTCGGAACGGGTGGTATTAAACCTTGCGTGTCAGCTTTTGGTGGAGACCAGTTTGATGAAGaccag gATCAATATCGCCGAAGTTTCTTCTCGTTATTTTACTTCGCAATTAACGCTGGTAGTTTGGTCTCCACATTCGTTTCACCAATTATTAGAG ATGAAGTTACCTGTTTTGGTGATGATTGTTATGCACTTGCGTTTGGAATTCCTGCCGCCCTTATGGTAATTGCTATAT TTTCATTTTTCATGGGAACAAGGTTCTATTACCGCCAACCACCAACTGGGAATATCTTTTTTGAGGTTCCTAAGGCTATTTAT AGAGCTCTGAGTGCAAGATGGAACGCTCCGGTAAAAGACAAGAAACATTGGATGGATTATGCTTTGGAGACCACAGAT GCGAAACTTGTCCGAGATATAAAGTATGTCCTTCGTATTGTGGTCCTTTACATTCCCCTTCCTTTATTCTGGACTTTATTTGACCAACAAGGATCAAGGTGGACATTACAAGCTGTGAGAATGGATGGTTATGTG GGGAGTCTACGTGTACTACCAGATCAAATGCAGATATGCAACCCACTAATGATCGTTACGCTTATTCCATTATTTGAAGTTACTTTATACCCATGTCTTCGACACTTTAAGATCAATTTCAC ACCCCTGCGAAGAATGACACTTGGTATGCTACTTGCTGGACTTGCTTTCGTTGTTGCTGCTTTAGTTCAAATGATGATTGAT GAGAACTTGACTAAAGTCCCGGAAACAAATGGCCAAACTAGTCTACGTGTGATCAACTCCGCGCGATGCGATCTCAGCCTTAATATTGATCTGGAAAATTGGGCCCTGGATGAAGAAACTGGGAGCGGGGGTGGGATTGTGATCGGTCCTTCTAAT TTCACCAACACAAAAGAAGACATCATACACCCCCAACCATTCATAGCAATGTATGAGTGTATGGACAATTCTAATAAGAAGGGCATTGTATCTGAACCATTGTACGGTAAAGAAGCAATGGACTTGATAATTAGCGATAATGGGGACACATTAAAGTCATTTTAT GCTCCCCACCACACTGAGAAATCTGACAGTGGAAAAGCCTTTGTGAG GATCGTGAATGCTGCAAATTTTCCCATTAATATTGGAGCACAAAGTATTGAAGTGAACGGATCTTTATATTTACCAGAAAAACATAAAGGAAG TTATGAAATAGATAttgtagtaaacgaagaacttGCCAATAAAACTTACACGTTCAGTTACGAAGTTTTCACTGGAGCTCTTTATACCTATGTGTTCCGAGAAGACCCT CAAACCAAGTACGAGCTTGATAAGTACACGGATGTATACCGAAATGATGTCAACATATTTTGGATGATACCGCAGTACTTTATAATTACTTTGGGCGAAGTTTTCTTATCTGTTACTGGCCTTGAGTTTTCCTACAGTCAG GCCCCGCCGAGCATGAAGTCAATCCTCCAATCCTTATGGCTTCTCACGGTTTCTATCGGCAACATTATCGTCCTTATCGTGGCTGAAGCAAAACTTATCCCGAATCAG GCGGATGAATATTTCCTGTTTGCGGGTCTAATTGGTGTAGCGGCCATCTTGTTTGTGATTCTCTCAATGAGATACGAATATGTTGACGAATCGGAATTTTACGAGGCTGAGGAAGATGGGGTTCATTTAGAAGAAGATGGATTCAATGGTGGGGTTATTGAAGATAAGAAGAGAAAGCTCTCAGAGCTATCAGATGTTGAGATCAAAAATGGTGGCGTAAATGGGGTCACTAATGGAGGTTTTGAGCACAATACGGCGATATAG
- the LOC100184982 gene encoding solute carrier family 15 member 2-like isoform X2 produces MLNDEEYELEPLLLSDQSATSNKQIVTKQKKGFPKCIFFILGNEFCERYSYYGMRTILVLYLKYYLHWDEDTATAVYHAFTVLAYLFPIFGAIVADSWWGKYNTILYLSIVYALGMILNMLGAIGTLGNTTVHAVLSSMGLLVIAFGTGGIKPCVSAFGGDQFDEDQDQYRRSFFSLFYFAINAGSLVSTFVSPIIRDEVTCFGDDCYALAFGIPAALMVIAIFSFFMGTRFYYRQPPTGNIFFEVPKAIYRALSARWNAPVKDKKHWMDYALETTDAKLVRDIKYVLRIVVLYIPLPLFWTLFDQQGSRWTLQAVRMDGYVGSLRVLPDQMQICNPLMIVTLIPLFEVTLYPCLRHFKINFTPLRRMTLGMLLAGLAFVVAALVQMMIDENLTKVPETNGQTSLRVINSARCDLSLNIDLENWALDEETGSGGGIVIGPSNFTNTKEDIIHPQPFIAMYECMDNSNKKGIVSEPLYGKEAMDLIISDNGDTLKSFYAPHHTEKSDSGKAFVRIVNAANFPINIGAQSIEVNGSLYLPEKHKGSYEIDIVVNEELANKTYTFSYEVFTGALYTYVFREDPQTKYELDKYTDVYRNDVNIFWMIPQYFIITLGEVFLSVTGLEFSYSQAPPSMKSILQSLWLLTVSIGNIIVLIVAEAKLIPNQADEYFLFAGLIGVAAILFVILSMRYEYVDESEFYEAEEDGVHLEEDGFNGGVIEDKKRKLSELSDVEIKNGGVNGVTNGGFEHNTAI; encoded by the exons ATGCTCAATGATGAAGAATATGAGCTTGAACCACTGTTGCTTAGTGACCAATCTGCAACAAGTAACAAACAGATTGTTACGAAACAAAAG aaaggATTTCCGAAATgcattttctttattctcgGAAACGAGTTTTGCGAAAGATATTCTTATTATGGAATGAGAA CCATCCTTGTATTATACTTGAAGTATTACCTACATTGGGATGAAGACACAGCTACTGCAGTCTATCATGCGTTTACTGTGCTTGCTTATCTGTTCCCCATATTTGGTGCTATAGTTGCTGACAGTTGGTGGGGAAAATATAA CACAATCTTGTATTTGTCCATTGTGTATGCCCTTGGTATGATTCTCAATATGTTGGGAGCCATTGGAACGCTTGGAAATACAACAGTACACGC CGTTCTATCGTCTATGGGATTACTGGTGATCGCATTCGGAACGGGTGGTATTAAACCTTGCGTGTCAGCTTTTGGTGGAGACCAGTTTGATGAAGaccag gATCAATATCGCCGAAGTTTCTTCTCGTTATTTTACTTCGCAATTAACGCTGGTAGTTTGGTCTCCACATTCGTTTCACCAATTATTAGAG ATGAAGTTACCTGTTTTGGTGATGATTGTTATGCACTTGCGTTTGGAATTCCTGCCGCCCTTATGGTAATTGCTATAT TTTCATTTTTCATGGGAACAAGGTTCTATTACCGCCAACCACCAACTGGGAATATCTTTTTTGAGGTTCCTAAGGCTATTTAT AGAGCTCTGAGTGCAAGATGGAACGCTCCGGTAAAAGACAAGAAACATTGGATGGATTATGCTTTGGAGACCACAGAT GCGAAACTTGTCCGAGATATCAAGTATGTCCTTCGTATTGTGGTCCTTTACATTCCCCTTCCTTTATTCTGGACTTTATTTGACCAACAAGGATCAAGGTGGACATTACAAGCTGTGAGAATGGATGGTTATGTG GGGAGTCTACGTGTACTACCAGATCAAATGCAGATATGCAACCCACTAATGATCGTTACGCTTATTCCATTATTTGAAGTTACTTTATACCCATGTCTTCGACACTTTAAGATCAATTTCAC ACCCCTGCGAAGAATGACACTTGGTATGCTACTTGCTGGACTTGcttttgttgttgctgctttAGTTCAAATGATGATTGAT GAGAACTTGACTAAAGTCCCGGAAACAAATGGCCAAACTAGTCTACGTGTGATCAACTCCGCGCGATGCGATCTCAGCCTTAATATTGATCTGGAAAATTGGGCCCTGGATGAAGAAACTGGGAGCGGGGGTGGGATTGTGATCGGTCCTTCTAAT TTCACCAACACAAAAGAAGACATCATACACCCCCAACCATTCATAGCAATGTATGAGTGTATGGACAATTCTAATAAGAAGGGCATTGTATCTGAACCATTGTACGGTAAAGAAGCAATGGACTTGATAATTAGCGATAATGGGGACACATTAAAGTCATTTTAT GCTCCCCACCACACTGAGAAATCTGACAGTGGAAAAGCCTTTGTGAG GATCGTGAATGCTGCAAATTTTCCCATTAATATTGGAGCACAAAGTATTGAAGTGAACGGATCTTTATATTTACCAGAAAAACATAAAGGAAG TTATGAAATAGATAttgtagtaaacgaagaacttGCCAATAAAACTTACACGTTCAGTTACGAAGTTTTCACTGGAGCTCTTTATACCTATGTGTTCCGAGAAGACCCT CAAACCAAGTACGAGCTTGATAAGTACACGGATGTATACCGAAATGATGTCAACATATTTTGGATGATACCGCAGTACTTTATAATTACTTTGGGCGAAGTTTTCTTATCTGTTACTGGCCTTGAGTTTTCCTACAGTCAG GCCCCGCCGAGCATGAAGTCAATCCTCCAATCCTTATGGCTTCTCACGGTTTCTATCGGCAACATTATCGTCCTTATCGTGGCTGAAGCAAAACTTATCCCGAATCAG GCGGATGAATATTTCCTGTTTGCGGGTCTAATTGGTGTAGCGGCCATCTTGTTTGTGATTCTCTCAATGAGATACGAATATGTTGACGAATCGGAATTTTACGAGGCTGAGGAAGATGGGGTTCATTTAGAAGAAGATGGATTCAATGGTGGGGTTATTGAAGATAAGAAGAGAAAGCTCTCAGAGCTATCAGATGTTGAGATCAAAAATGGTGGCGTAAATGGGGTCACTAATGGAGGTTTTGAGCACAATACGGCGATATAG
- the LOC100184982 gene encoding solute carrier family 15 member 2-like isoform X1, with product MLNDEEYELEPLLLSDQSATSNKQIVTKQKKGFPKCIFFILGNEFCERYSYYGMRTILVLYLKYYLHWDEDTATAVYHAFTVLAYLFPIFGAIVADSWWGKYNTILYLSIVYALGMILNMLGAIGTLGNTTVHAVLSSMGLLVIAFGTGGIKPCVSAFGGDQFDEDQDQYRRSFFSLFYFAINAGSLVSTFVSPIIRDEVTCFGDDCYALAFGIPAALMVIAIFSFFMGTRFYYRQPPTGNIFFEVPKAIYRALSARWNAPVKDKKHWMDYALETTDAKLVRDIKYVLRIVVLYIPLPLFWTLFDQQGSRWTLQAVRMDGYVGSLRVLPDQMQICNPLMIVTLIPLFEVTLYPCLRHFKINFTPLRRMTLGMLLAGLAFVVAALVQMMIDENLTKVPETNGQTSLRVINSARCDLSLNIDLENWALDEETGSGGGIVIGPSNFTNTKEDIIHPQPFIAMYECMDNSNKKGIVSEPLYGKEAMDLIISDNGDTLKSFYAPHHTEKSDSGKAFVRIVNAANFPINIGAQSIEVNGSLYLPEKHKGSYEIDIVVNEELANKTYTFSYEVFTGALYTYVFREDPQTKYELDKYTDVYRNDVNIFWMIPQYFIITLGEVFLSVTGLEFSYSQAPPSMKSILQSLWLLTVSIGNIIVLIVAEAKLIPNQADEYFLFAGLIGVAAILFVILSMRYEYVDESEFYEAEEDGVHLEEDGFNGGVIEDKKRKLSELSDVEIKNGGVNGVTNGGFEHNTAI from the exons ATGCTCAATGATGAAGAATATGAGCTTGAACCACTGTTGCTTAGTGACCAATCTGCAACAAGTAACAAACAGATTGTTACGAAACAAAAG aaaggATTTCCGAAATgcattttctttattctcgGAAACGAGTTTTGCGAAAGATATTCTTATTATGGAATGAGAA CCATCCTTGTATTATACTTGAAGTATTACCTACATTGGGATGAAGACACAGCTACTGCAGTCTATCATGCGTTTACTGTGCTTGCTTATCTGTTCCCCATATTTGGTGCTATAGTTGCTGACAGTTGGTGGGGAAAATATAA CACAATCTTGTATTTGTCCATTGTGTATGCCCTTGGTATGATTCTCAATATGTTGGGAGCCATTGGAACGCTTGGAAATACAACAGTACACGC CGTTCTATCGTCTATGGGATTACTGGTGATCGCATTCGGAACGGGTGGTATTAAACCTTGCGTGTCAGCTTTTGGTGGAGACCAGTTTGATGAAGaccag gATCAATATCGCCGAAGTTTCTTCTCGTTATTTTACTTCGCAATTAACGCTGGTAGTTTGGTCTCCACATTCGTTTCACCAATTATTAGAG ATGAAGTTACCTGTTTTGGTGATGATTGTTATGCACTTGCGTTTGGAATTCCTGCCGCCCTTATGGTAATTGCTATAT TTTCATTTTTCATGGGAACAAGGTTCTATTACCGCCAACCACCAACTGGGAATATCTTTTTTGAGGTTCCTAAGGCTATTTAT AGAGCTCTGAGTGCAAGATGGAACGCTCCGGTAAAAGACAAGAAACATTGGATGGATTATGCTTTGGAGACCACAGAT GCGAAACTTGTCCGAGATATAAAGTATGTCCTTCGTATTGTGGTCCTTTACATTCCCCTTCCTTTATTCTGGACTTTATTTGACCAACAAGGATCAAGGTGGACATTACAAGCTGTGAGAATGGATGGTTATGTG GGGAGTCTACGTGTACTACCAGATCAAATGCAGATATGCAACCCACTAATGATCGTTACGCTTATTCCATTATTTGAAGTTACTTTATACCCATGTCTTCGACACTTTAAGATCAATTTCAC ACCCCTGCGAAGAATGACACTTGGTATGCTACTTGCTGGACTTGCTTTCGTTGTTGCTGCTTTAGTTCAAATGATGATTGAT GAGAACTTGACTAAAGTCCCGGAAACAAATGGCCAAACTAGTCTACGTGTGATCAACTCCGCGCGATGCGATCTCAGCCTTAATATTGATCTGGAAAATTGGGCCCTGGATGAAGAAACTGGGAGCGGGGGTGGGATTGTGATCGGTCCTTCTAAT TTCACCAACACAAAAGAAGACATCATACACCCCCAACCATTCATAGCAATGTATGAGTGTATGGACAATTCTAATAAGAAGGGCATTGTATCTGAACCATTGTACGGTAAAGAAGCAATGGACTTGATAATTAGCGATAATGGGGACACATTAAAGTCATTTTAT GCTCCCCACCACACTGAGAAATCTGACAGTGGAAAAGCCTTTGTGAG GATCGTGAATGCTGCAAATTTTCCCATTAATATTGGAGCACAAAGTATTGAAGTGAACGGATCTTTATATTTACCAGAAAAACATAAAGGAAG TTATGAAATAGATAttgtagtaaacgaagaacttGCCAATAAAACTTACACGTTCAGTTACGAAGTTTTCACTGGAGCTCTTTATACCTATGTGTTCCGAGAAGACCCT CAAACCAAGTACGAGCTTGATAAGTACACGGATGTATACCGAAATGATGTCAACATATTTTGGATGATACCGCAGTACTTTATAATTACTTTGGGCGAAGTTTTCTTATCTGTTACTGGCCTTGAGTTTTCCTACAGTCAG GCCCCGCCGAGCATGAAGTCAATCCTCCAATCCTTATGGCTTCTCACGGTTTCTATCGGCAACATTATCGTCCTTATCGTGGCTGAAGCAAAACTTATCCCGAATCAG GCGGATGAATATTTCCTGTTTGCGGGTCTAATTGGTGTAGCGGCCATCTTGTTTGTGATTCTCTCAATGAGATACGAATATGTTGACGAATCGGAATTTTACGAGGCTGAGGAAGATGGGGTTCATTTAGAAGAAGATGGATTCAATGGTGGGGTTATTGAAGATAAGAAGAGAAAGCTCTCAGAGCTATCAGATGTTGAGATCAAAAATGGTGGCGTAAATGGGGTCACTAATGGAGGTTTTGAGCACAATACGGCGATATAG